The Noviherbaspirillum saxi genome includes a window with the following:
- a CDS encoding Crp/Fnr family transcriptional regulator produces the protein MQYLGFNWIETLGPEARKNLLDRARLRKLPDSTILYRQGDITHQFFQILDGSIRKYVLDDAGQEVLLYVYGKGDVVADSSALDRSPYPVTIATQGETLLRVWTVQDLIELRAVSPVYDIAIATQACHRLRGTLQIIQELVTLPVASRVASHLVILAEHQYLTENGQELELSQADLGLMIGTTRQTVSAIVNELKREGFIETRYGKIIVKNLAGLREYSSRARKAV, from the coding sequence ATGCAATACCTTGGATTTAACTGGATTGAAACCCTAGGGCCCGAGGCAAGAAAAAACCTGCTGGACAGGGCAAGGTTGAGGAAACTCCCTGATTCGACGATTCTTTACCGGCAGGGCGACATCACCCATCAGTTTTTTCAAATCCTTGATGGGTCAATCCGAAAGTACGTTCTGGACGATGCAGGCCAGGAAGTGCTGCTGTACGTCTACGGGAAAGGCGATGTGGTTGCAGACAGCTCCGCCCTCGACAGAAGCCCTTATCCCGTGACTATTGCCACCCAAGGCGAGACCTTGCTGCGGGTATGGACTGTTCAGGACCTCATAGAGCTCAGGGCGGTCTCCCCTGTATACGACATCGCCATTGCAACGCAAGCGTGTCATCGCCTAAGGGGAACTCTGCAGATCATTCAGGAACTCGTGACCCTTCCGGTTGCATCGCGGGTTGCATCCCATCTAGTCATCCTGGCTGAACATCAATACTTGACGGAGAATGGTCAAGAACTTGAACTGTCTCAAGCAGATCTCGGGCTCATGATTGGAACAACGCGTCAGACGGTTAGCGCTATAGTGAATGAGCTCAAGCGCGAAGGTTTCATAGAGACGAGATACGGGAAAATCATTGTCAAAAACCTGGCGGGACTGCGGGAGTACTCATCTCGGGCCCGCAAGGCCGTGTAG
- a CDS encoding helix-turn-helix transcriptional regulator, with protein sequence MSILIEMAGARKAAGLAQEAVAEKAGLNRMTVQKIEAQTIDPKLSTLEVLARALGMEIMLVPAALRPSLEDFVRAGGKVLGQPAGLEAPRSAVDELVHPRMTLPKGRP encoded by the coding sequence ATGAGCATCTTGATCGAAATGGCAGGCGCACGCAAGGCCGCCGGGTTGGCGCAGGAAGCCGTCGCCGAAAAGGCCGGCTTGAATCGCATGACGGTACAGAAGATCGAGGCGCAGACTATCGACCCGAAGCTTTCGACGCTGGAAGTGCTGGCGCGCGCCTTGGGTATGGAAATCATGCTGGTGCCCGCAGCGCTACGGCCCAGCCTGGAAGACTTCGTGCGTGCCGGTGGCAAAGTCTTGGGGCAACCGGCCGGCCTGGAAGCGCCGAGATCGGCGGTCGATGAATTGGTGCATCCACGCATGACGTTGCCTAAGGGTCGCCCATGA
- a CDS encoding type II toxin-antitoxin system HipA family toxin, with protein sequence MSTAIRYLRLYLHSPQGKRPIGYLSQYGDILRVSFDLDYIHDPQRPMLSLSYLGSTEGGTRQILSAARDERLARNDGKWPAYFQNLLPEGHNRDRLAQQRGCRPEDEFELLAAAGHDLMGGIEVAPVPENEGVPTVVRHWHTALGLDVLEPGFVEFPVEDAAALPGVVTKFSAVHDGRRYVVKRHGAAGSFILKLPSSRHSDLVANEFMGYQLCQALDLDCSHATVISRDEAELPEQVPFNDILAVTRFDRRVDGTRLHMEEFTQVLGYEPRHKYGKGLQADYSAMLSVLNRFSGNPATDVQEFVRRFVAFILMGNTDAHLKNWAVMYPDGVTPQLTPLYDPVCVTAFFDDVAESEYALNRAIDAKVRALSWEDVEALLRQAKVPRLSRLLQIAKSTVKQAQAEWPKLLEGAPVNMQRAITERLSGGVTLTK encoded by the coding sequence ATGAGCACCGCGATCCGCTACCTGCGGCTGTATCTGCATAGCCCACAAGGCAAACGGCCGATCGGCTACCTGTCGCAGTACGGCGACATCTTGCGCGTGTCGTTCGACCTCGATTACATCCACGATCCGCAGCGCCCGATGCTTTCCTTGAGTTACCTCGGCAGCACAGAAGGCGGGACGCGGCAGATCCTGAGCGCCGCGCGCGATGAGCGCTTGGCCCGCAACGATGGCAAGTGGCCGGCATACTTCCAAAATTTGTTGCCGGAAGGGCATAACCGCGACCGTCTCGCGCAACAACGCGGATGCCGGCCGGAAGACGAATTTGAACTCTTGGCAGCAGCAGGGCACGATTTGATGGGCGGCATTGAAGTCGCACCGGTGCCAGAAAATGAAGGGGTGCCGACCGTGGTGCGCCACTGGCATACCGCACTCGGCCTGGATGTGCTGGAGCCCGGCTTTGTTGAGTTTCCGGTGGAAGACGCCGCCGCGCTGCCAGGCGTGGTCACCAAGTTTTCCGCTGTGCATGACGGCCGCCGTTATGTGGTCAAGCGACACGGCGCGGCCGGCTCGTTCATCCTAAAGCTTCCCAGCTCCCGCCATTCCGACCTGGTGGCCAATGAATTCATGGGTTACCAGCTCTGCCAGGCACTTGATCTGGATTGCTCGCACGCCACGGTGATCTCGCGCGATGAGGCAGAACTGCCTGAGCAGGTGCCGTTCAATGACATTCTGGCGGTGACGCGCTTTGACCGCAGGGTGGACGGCACACGGCTGCACATGGAGGAATTCACGCAGGTGCTGGGCTACGAACCGCGCCACAAATACGGCAAAGGCTTACAGGCCGATTATTCGGCCATGCTGAGCGTGCTGAATCGGTTCTCCGGCAACCCCGCCACCGACGTCCAGGAATTCGTGCGCCGGTTTGTGGCATTCATCCTGATGGGGAATACGGATGCGCACCTGAAGAATTGGGCGGTAATGTATCCGGACGGCGTCACCCCGCAGTTGACGCCCCTGTACGATCCGGTGTGTGTGACCGCCTTTTTCGATGATGTGGCGGAGAGCGAGTATGCGTTGAATCGTGCGATCGACGCGAAGGTGCGCGCGCTAAGCTGGGAGGACGTCGAGGCCTTGTTGCGGCAAGCAAAGGTGCCGCGCCTCAGCCGCCTGCTGCAGATCGCCAAGAGCACCGTCAAACAAGCGCAGGCGGAATGGCCGAAATTGCTAGAAGGCGCGCCGGTGAATATGCAGCGTGCGATCACAGAGCGACTGAGCGGCGGTGTTACGCTGACCAAATGA
- a CDS encoding glycosyltransferase family 4 protein, producing MKIAQVAPVFERVPPKAYGGTERVISYLTEELVRQGHEVTLFASGDSITRARLLSAMEQSRRFDARDHEWLMYQTIAMDQVNSLATEFDVIHFHTDYLHFPLTRKLAVPHVTTLHGRLDLPQLVPLYRHFHDIPLVSISESQRLPLPGANWRATVHHGLPSDLYEFHPQSEGYFAFVGRISPEKRVDRAIEIAVRCERPLYIAAKVDKADEPYFNEQIKARLNHPLIEYIGEIGDQEKQRLIGNAAALLFPIDWPEPFGIVMIESFACGTPVIAYRHGSIPEILRHRATGFAVSNQEEAIAAATCIGEIDREVCRKEFEHRFTAKHMADNYLRVYQQVQQDYESAGRRIQ from the coding sequence ATGAAAATTGCCCAGGTTGCGCCAGTTTTTGAACGCGTCCCGCCCAAGGCTTATGGCGGTACAGAACGTGTGATTTCTTATTTGACCGAAGAACTGGTGCGGCAAGGTCACGAAGTGACGCTTTTCGCTTCTGGCGACTCGATCACCCGAGCCCGACTGTTATCCGCCATGGAACAAAGCCGTCGATTCGATGCGAGGGATCACGAATGGTTGATGTATCAAACCATTGCAATGGACCAAGTCAATTCACTGGCAACGGAATTTGACGTCATTCATTTCCATACCGATTATCTGCATTTCCCGCTTACCAGAAAACTGGCAGTTCCTCATGTCACTACTTTGCATGGGAGACTGGATTTGCCTCAACTCGTGCCGCTATACCGCCATTTTCATGATATCCCTTTGGTATCAATATCCGAGAGCCAACGCCTTCCCTTGCCGGGGGCGAACTGGCGCGCGACGGTGCACCATGGCTTGCCAAGCGATCTATACGAATTTCATCCGCAGTCAGAGGGTTACTTTGCATTTGTCGGCAGAATCTCGCCCGAGAAACGTGTCGACCGGGCGATCGAAATCGCCGTGCGCTGCGAAAGACCGTTATACATTGCGGCAAAAGTCGACAAGGCAGACGAACCGTATTTCAACGAACAGATCAAGGCACGGCTAAATCATCCACTGATTGAATATATCGGCGAAATTGGCGACCAGGAAAAGCAGCGTCTGATTGGAAATGCCGCAGCACTCCTGTTTCCCATTGATTGGCCCGAACCATTCGGGATAGTGATGATCGAATCGTTCGCTTGCGGCACTCCGGTCATCGCCTACAGGCACGGTTCTATTCCAGAAATCCTGCGACACCGTGCGACGGGCTTTGCCGTAAGCAACCAAGAGGAAGCCATTGCGGCTGCCACATGCATCGGCGAAATCGATCGAGAGGTTTGCCGAAAGGAATTCGAGCACCGCTTCACTGCGAAACACATGGCGGATAATTATTTACGCGTCTATCAGCAAGTGCAGCAGGACTACGAAAGCGCGGGTAGACGCATTCAATAG
- a CDS encoding amylo-alpha-1,6-glucosidase — MIKKVQLGDQWYILATASPADERRRVLKYNDTFAIFDRFGDVQCIGMGEEGIYHGDTRFLSHQDLLIAGVRPMFLNSAVKEDNGLFVIELMNPDIPLAGGGRIEKGLLHIFRAKLLWDGACYEHVRVVNFGLEAIETSISMEFGADYADIFEVRGFERNRQGEHFSPAATRNSLVFAYRGADGETRKTQIDFDPEPERIANHRADFRVALAPKEEAHFYATVRCQLDSQPIQAQDETGDYLSVLKQANTVLGKRLNESCKVTTSNPLVNHWIDRSSSDLVMLTSTLPLGRYPYAGVPWYSTTFGRDGILTAWECLWIDPDLAKGVLKILAATQATKEDPTCDAEPGKILHEARQGELAILGEVPFRRYYGTVDATPLFVGLAGAYHERTGDIGFIRSIWPNIRRALDWMDRYGDVDGDGFVEYARRSETGLVQQGWKDSNDSVFHDDGQLADAPIALCEVQGYVYEAKRYAARMATALGESAYADQLQKAAQLLKKNFNEAFWCEAIGTYALALDGKKRQCAVRSSNAGHVLWSGIADPVLAERVAQQLVSEEFFCGWGIRTLSSKEVRYNPMAYHNGSIWPHDNALIAAGMARYGFTAHAMKVFSGLFDVSLFVDQHRLPELFSGFNKRAGEGPTLYPVACSPQAWAAASVFSLLQACLGLSFNPETSEVRFRHPHLPEFIDTLEIRGLTINDAVMDLRLQRYPNNVGINVLRKEGHAEVVVIA; from the coding sequence ATGATCAAGAAAGTCCAACTTGGTGATCAATGGTACATTTTGGCGACTGCATCGCCTGCGGATGAACGAAGGCGTGTACTCAAATATAACGATACCTTCGCCATCTTCGATCGTTTTGGCGATGTCCAATGCATTGGCATGGGGGAAGAGGGTATTTACCACGGCGATACGCGTTTTCTGTCACACCAGGATTTGCTGATCGCCGGGGTAAGGCCGATGTTTTTGAACTCTGCAGTCAAGGAAGACAACGGGCTGTTCGTCATCGAATTGATGAACCCCGATATCCCGCTTGCCGGCGGTGGCCGAATCGAAAAAGGCTTGCTTCATATTTTCCGGGCCAAGCTTTTGTGGGATGGCGCCTGTTATGAACATGTGCGCGTCGTGAACTTTGGGCTGGAAGCCATCGAGACATCCATTTCCATGGAATTCGGTGCGGATTATGCCGATATCTTTGAAGTGCGGGGATTTGAACGCAACCGGCAAGGCGAACATTTTTCGCCAGCCGCCACCCGCAACAGCCTCGTGTTCGCATACCGAGGAGCGGATGGTGAAACGCGCAAGACGCAGATCGACTTCGACCCCGAACCGGAACGCATCGCCAATCACCGCGCCGACTTTCGTGTGGCATTGGCTCCCAAGGAGGAGGCACATTTCTACGCTACCGTAAGGTGCCAGCTCGACAGCCAGCCAATTCAGGCACAGGATGAGACAGGGGATTATTTGTCGGTATTGAAGCAGGCCAATACGGTGCTCGGCAAACGCTTGAACGAGTCTTGCAAGGTGACGACATCCAATCCCTTGGTCAATCACTGGATCGATCGCTCCTCGTCGGACCTGGTCATGCTGACTTCGACGCTACCGCTAGGAAGGTATCCGTATGCCGGCGTACCCTGGTATTCCACTACCTTTGGACGCGACGGCATTTTGACTGCGTGGGAATGCTTGTGGATCGATCCCGACCTCGCCAAGGGCGTACTGAAAATACTGGCGGCGACCCAGGCCACCAAGGAAGACCCGACATGCGACGCCGAGCCGGGCAAGATATTGCACGAAGCGCGACAAGGCGAACTGGCCATCCTGGGCGAAGTGCCGTTTCGCCGGTATTACGGCACTGTCGACGCGACGCCGCTCTTTGTCGGCTTGGCCGGCGCCTATCATGAACGCACCGGCGATATCGGTTTCATCCGGTCGATCTGGCCAAATATTCGCCGTGCTCTCGACTGGATGGACCGCTATGGCGACGTCGATGGCGATGGCTTCGTCGAGTATGCACGGCGCAGCGAAACGGGCTTGGTACAGCAAGGCTGGAAAGACTCGAATGATTCGGTATTCCATGACGACGGACAGCTGGCGGACGCGCCGATTGCGCTATGCGAAGTGCAAGGCTATGTGTATGAGGCGAAGCGCTATGCCGCCAGGATGGCCACAGCACTTGGCGAGAGCGCTTACGCGGACCAATTGCAGAAGGCTGCACAACTGCTGAAGAAAAATTTTAACGAGGCTTTTTGGTGTGAAGCCATCGGCACCTATGCGTTGGCGCTGGACGGCAAAAAGCGGCAATGCGCGGTGCGCTCTTCCAATGCTGGCCACGTCTTGTGGAGCGGGATCGCAGATCCTGTTTTGGCCGAGCGTGTTGCGCAGCAGCTGGTCAGTGAAGAATTCTTTTGCGGCTGGGGTATTCGCACCCTTTCCAGCAAAGAGGTGCGCTATAACCCAATGGCCTATCACAATGGCTCGATCTGGCCGCATGACAATGCCTTGATCGCGGCCGGCATGGCCAGATACGGTTTTACAGCCCACGCGATGAAAGTGTTCTCCGGTCTGTTCGATGTCAGTTTATTTGTCGATCAACATCGTTTGCCTGAATTATTTTCCGGTTTTAATAAACGCGCGGGGGAAGGACCGACACTGTATCCGGTGGCATGTTCTCCCCAGGCATGGGCAGCCGCAAGCGTCTTTTCTTTGTTACAGGCATGTCTTGGACTATCGTTCAATCCCGAAACTTCCGAAGTGCGATTTCGTCATCCGCATCTGCCGGAATTTATCGACACTCTTGAAATCCGCGGCCTGACCATCAACGATGCCGTCATGGATCTGCGACTGCAACGTTATCCGAACAACGTGGGTATCAACGTTCTTCGTAAAGAGGGTCATGCCGAGGTGGTTGTCATCGCCTGA
- a CDS encoding VOC family protein produces MNNNPVGWFEIYVQDMARAKAFYENVLGIELTNLDAPDLEMLAFPMQNEAYGAAGALVRMPGFASGANSVLVYFSCADCKVEEGRALASGGKVEKEKTSIGPYGFISLIVDTEGNMIGLHSMQ; encoded by the coding sequence ATGAATAACAATCCCGTTGGCTGGTTTGAAATCTATGTGCAAGACATGGCGCGCGCCAAGGCTTTCTATGAGAACGTATTAGGTATCGAGCTCACAAACCTCGACGCCCCGGATCTGGAAATGCTGGCGTTCCCGATGCAGAACGAAGCGTATGGAGCGGCCGGTGCGCTTGTCCGCATGCCGGGCTTTGCTTCGGGCGCGAACAGTGTGCTGGTCTACTTCAGCTGTGCCGACTGCAAGGTGGAGGAAGGCCGGGCGCTGGCGTCCGGCGGCAAGGTGGAAAAAGAAAAAACCTCCATCGGTCCCTATGGTTTCATCTCGCTGATCGTCGATACCGAAGGCAATATGATCGGATTGCATTCGATGCAGTAA
- a CDS encoding DUF1428 domain-containing protein, protein MAYVDGFVLPLPKTNLDAYREMATKAGAIWREHGALEFRECIAEDVKPGKLTSFPQSVNLEDNETVVFSWIVFKSRAHRDEVNDKVMKDPRMADMMNPGAMPFDGKRMIYGGFDMLVDL, encoded by the coding sequence ATGGCTTATGTAGATGGTTTTGTGCTTCCGCTTCCGAAGACGAATCTCGATGCTTACCGCGAGATGGCGACCAAGGCCGGAGCGATCTGGCGCGAGCATGGTGCGCTGGAATTCCGTGAATGCATCGCCGAGGATGTGAAGCCGGGCAAACTGACTTCGTTTCCGCAAAGCGTCAATCTTGAAGACAATGAAACCGTGGTGTTTTCATGGATCGTGTTCAAGTCGCGCGCCCATCGCGATGAAGTCAATGACAAAGTCATGAAGGATCCGCGCATGGCCGACATGATGAACCCTGGCGCCATGCCCTTCGATGGAAAGCGGATGATCTATGGCGGGTTCGATATGCTGGTCGATCTTTGA
- a CDS encoding tripartite tricarboxylate transporter substrate-binding protein, producing the protein MTQNRITRRDFIKASVAAGATIAVPSLAQAQYPNRPVRLLCPWPAGGSTDVVMRAFGDSLSKQLGGTVVIENKPGAGGILGAVELSNARPDGYTLSQLPLGIFRLPHMQKVAFDPMKDLTYIACLTGYTFGLVVRADSPIKSVKDLVEYAKQNPDGFSYGSTGTGTTPHLVVEQFAKRAGIKLLHIPFKGNADGMQGLLGGHVMAHSDATGWASAVEAGRARLLVTYGSKRTKRWPNVPTLQELGYQTVSDSPFGIGGPKGMDPALVTRLQDALKKTLEDPLVVSTLEKFDQPIIYMDSATYTKFAQDTFKEEKELIESMGLARKA; encoded by the coding sequence ATGACACAAAACAGGATCACCCGCCGCGATTTCATCAAGGCCTCCGTGGCTGCAGGCGCCACGATCGCCGTTCCCTCCCTTGCACAGGCCCAATATCCGAACCGGCCAGTGCGTCTGCTTTGCCCGTGGCCGGCCGGTGGTTCCACCGACGTCGTGATGCGCGCGTTCGGAGACAGCCTGTCGAAACAGCTTGGCGGCACCGTGGTAATCGAAAACAAACCGGGCGCCGGCGGTATTCTGGGTGCCGTTGAACTGAGCAATGCACGTCCTGACGGCTATACCCTGTCGCAACTGCCACTCGGTATTTTCCGCCTGCCGCACATGCAAAAGGTTGCCTTCGATCCGATGAAGGACCTGACCTACATCGCTTGCCTGACCGGCTATACCTTCGGCCTGGTGGTGCGCGCCGATTCGCCGATCAAGAGCGTCAAGGATCTGGTGGAGTACGCGAAGCAGAACCCGGACGGCTTCAGCTACGGTTCCACCGGAACCGGCACCACGCCGCATCTGGTGGTCGAACAGTTCGCCAAGCGCGCCGGTATCAAGTTGCTGCATATTCCGTTCAAGGGCAACGCGGACGGCATGCAGGGTTTGCTGGGCGGACATGTGATGGCGCACAGCGATGCGACCGGCTGGGCGTCGGCAGTGGAGGCGGGACGTGCGCGCCTGCTGGTGACTTATGGCAGCAAGCGCACCAAGCGCTGGCCGAACGTGCCGACCCTGCAGGAACTCGGTTACCAGACCGTTTCCGATTCGCCATTCGGCATCGGCGGACCGAAAGGCATGGACCCGGCGCTGGTGACGCGCCTGCAGGATGCGTTGAAGAAAACCCTGGAAGACCCGCTCGTCGTCTCCACGCTGGAAAAATTCGACCAGCCTATCATTTACATGGATAGCGCAACCTATACCAAGTTTGCGCAGGATACCTTCAAGGAAGAGAAGGAATTGATTGAAAGCATGGGCTTGGCGCGGAAGGCCTAG
- a CDS encoding DUF6351 family protein, translating to MIHNMPWLRAVPVTAISLVLTACGGGGNDAPAPEIKVLSSRADFVSGGDALVEVAVPAGVNASDIKVDVGGRDVSSAFALRNGRLTGVVAGLANGDNTITAQGNGIKPSSLKVTNFPIGGPIISGPQVQPWVCATSTAQPESGTTPSSNGSGLSSAATDAQCNIKTETRYFYKTRTAGCTNVLPDPTPPATAPATACFKPYDPAAPAPADLATTTTDAGVTVPYIVRRERGTVNRGIYDIAVLFDPSKPWTATAPQSTWNGKVLYQFGSSTGQPRKQFRPQGSWADDKSLSRGYMVVQNSLTDSQYNSNRVLMTETVMMMKERITKNYGEIKFTMGAGCSGGSINQNTASSIMPGLLDGIQPTCTYPDSETTTMEVLDCVLLVEAYQKPEWLALMTASGYTQAQINAKKAAINGHVDQTACHAWNNLFGNNGKPGNFFARVVSDNATGAITQLPTSVNNCGLPASVVYDPVTNPNGPRCGALDSAVAVFGKVPGTIYPRDTRDNVGVQYGLKAFVSGGITAEEFVTLNERIGGATRDSVLSASRTIADQEGLAIAYRAGIVTSGKQLAKTAIIDMRGWDDSTIIPLPIGLAGSAAGLTGIHHTWRSFQLRERMDKANGNHDNHVMWRFGRTGFVPSTAVALDSFLTMDKWLTNLKADTSATPIEQKVVKAKPAEAFDFCYLSSDATQSTKVTNRAQCDTDPFLRPASSPRQIAGGPLAEDILKCQLKPLNVADYAPQALSATQLQRMQAVFPGGVCDWSKPGVAQQEAAGALNFSAGGGQPIAAAPVSAPR from the coding sequence ATGATTCACAACATGCCGTGGTTGCGGGCAGTCCCCGTGACCGCCATCAGCCTCGTACTAACCGCCTGCGGTGGCGGCGGCAATGATGCGCCAGCGCCGGAAATCAAGGTGCTGTCCAGCCGCGCCGACTTCGTCAGCGGCGGCGATGCGCTGGTCGAGGTCGCGGTTCCGGCAGGCGTCAATGCGTCGGACATCAAGGTCGACGTCGGCGGACGCGATGTCAGCAGTGCTTTCGCGCTGCGTAATGGCCGCCTGACCGGCGTAGTCGCCGGACTGGCTAACGGCGACAACACCATTACCGCGCAAGGCAACGGCATAAAGCCTTCCAGCCTGAAAGTCACCAATTTCCCGATCGGCGGCCCTATCATTTCCGGTCCTCAGGTACAGCCCTGGGTCTGTGCGACCTCGACCGCGCAGCCGGAATCCGGTACCACGCCGTCGAGCAATGGCAGCGGCCTGTCCAGCGCCGCAACCGACGCTCAGTGCAATATCAAGACCGAAACCCGCTACTTCTATAAAACCAGAACGGCGGGTTGCACCAACGTCTTGCCCGACCCGACACCGCCGGCGACTGCGCCAGCCACCGCCTGCTTCAAGCCCTACGATCCGGCGGCGCCTGCGCCAGCCGACCTGGCGACCACCACGACCGATGCCGGCGTGACCGTTCCGTATATCGTTCGGCGCGAGCGCGGTACCGTCAATCGCGGCATTTACGATATCGCGGTATTGTTCGACCCGAGCAAGCCGTGGACCGCAACCGCGCCGCAATCCACATGGAACGGCAAGGTGCTCTACCAGTTCGGCTCCAGCACCGGCCAGCCGCGCAAGCAATTCCGTCCGCAAGGTTCCTGGGCCGATGACAAGTCGCTGTCGCGCGGTTATATGGTGGTGCAAAACAGTCTGACCGATTCGCAATACAACTCGAATCGCGTGCTGATGACGGAAACCGTCATGATGATGAAAGAACGCATCACCAAGAATTACGGCGAAATCAAGTTCACCATGGGCGCAGGCTGCTCGGGCGGCTCGATCAACCAGAACACCGCATCGTCGATCATGCCGGGCCTGCTGGATGGCATCCAGCCGACCTGTACCTATCCGGACTCGGAAACCACGACCATGGAAGTGCTGGATTGCGTCCTGCTGGTCGAGGCTTATCAAAAGCCGGAATGGCTGGCGCTGATGACGGCTTCCGGTTATACCCAGGCGCAGATCAATGCGAAGAAGGCAGCGATCAACGGCCATGTCGACCAGACGGCCTGCCATGCCTGGAACAACCTGTTCGGCAACAACGGCAAGCCGGGTAACTTCTTTGCCCGTGTCGTCAGCGATAACGCAACTGGCGCCATCACCCAGTTGCCGACATCGGTCAACAATTGCGGATTGCCGGCTTCGGTCGTCTACGATCCGGTCACCAACCCGAACGGTCCGCGTTGCGGAGCGCTCGACAGTGCGGTCGCTGTCTTCGGCAAAGTGCCGGGCACCATCTACCCGCGCGATACGCGTGACAATGTCGGGGTGCAATATGGCCTGAAGGCATTCGTCAGCGGCGGCATCACTGCCGAAGAGTTCGTGACGCTGAATGAAAGGATCGGCGGCGCGACCCGTGATTCGGTGCTGTCTGCCAGCAGGACGATTGCCGATCAGGAGGGACTGGCGATTGCCTACCGTGCCGGTATCGTCACCAGCGGCAAGCAGCTCGCCAAGACGGCCATCATCGATATGCGCGGCTGGGACGATTCGACCATCATCCCGCTGCCTATCGGTCTGGCGGGATCCGCTGCAGGCTTGACTGGCATTCACCACACCTGGCGCAGTTTCCAGTTGCGTGAGCGTATGGACAAGGCCAACGGCAATCACGACAACCATGTGATGTGGCGTTTTGGCCGTACCGGTTTCGTGCCGAGCACTGCAGTGGCGCTGGATTCCTTCCTGACCATGGACAAGTGGCTGACCAACCTGAAGGCTGACACCAGCGCGACGCCAATCGAGCAAAAAGTGGTCAAAGCCAAGCCGGCCGAAGCATTCGATTTCTGCTACCTGAGCAGTGATGCAACGCAAAGCACCAAGGTCACCAACCGGGCGCAGTGCGATACCGATCCGTTCCTGCGTCCGGCCAGTTCGCCGCGCCAGATTGCGGGCGGACCGTTGGCAGAAGACATCCTGAAGTGCCAGTTGAAGCCGCTCAATGTTGCGGATTACGCTCCCCAGGCACTGAGCGCGACACAACTGCAGCGCATGCAGGCAGTATTCCCGGGTGGCGTGTGCGACTGGAGCAAGCCGGGCGTAGCCCAGCAGGAAGCCGCAGGAGCGCTGAACTTCAGCGCCGGCGGTGGTCAACCGATTGCCGCAGCGCCGGTATCGGCTCCACGCTGA
- a CDS encoding response regulator, with amino-acid sequence MIKLMLIDDHAMFRSGLKKMLQDEPDFQVVDEAGDWAEGLAKLRSHEQLDVVLLDINLPARSGFDLLEVIHAEFPALRVIMLSMYSQQQYALRALRAGAHGYVAKDMEASDLIGAVRTVLNGKKYMSAAVTEMLISSLNGSTDDPSEPRKLSIREAQIFELLVRGESLTMIASRLSISVKTVSTYRSRILEKRGVTTNAELIQYAVRNNLID; translated from the coding sequence TTGATTAAGCTGATGCTCATTGACGACCACGCGATGTTTCGCTCCGGCTTGAAAAAAATGCTGCAGGACGAACCGGATTTTCAGGTGGTCGATGAAGCGGGCGACTGGGCCGAGGGCCTGGCGAAATTGCGCAGTCACGAACAACTCGATGTCGTTCTGCTCGATATCAATCTCCCCGCACGCAGCGGTTTCGATCTGTTGGAGGTCATCCATGCCGAATTTCCCGCGCTGCGCGTGATCATGCTCAGCATGTACTCGCAACAGCAATATGCATTGCGCGCCTTGCGTGCCGGCGCACATGGCTATGTGGCCAAGGATATGGAAGCCTCCGACCTGATCGGTGCGGTGCGCACGGTCCTGAACGGCAAAAAATACATGTCGGCGGCAGTGACCGAGATGCTGATCTCGTCACTGAATGGTTCGACCGACGATCCCTCGGAACCGCGCAAGCTGTCGATCCGCGAAGCGCAGATCTTTGAATTGCTGGTGCGCGGCGAATCGCTGACCATGATTGCATCGCGCCTGTCGATCAGCGTGAAGACAGTCAGCACCTACCGCAGCCGCATTCTGGAAAAGCGTGGCGTGACGACCAATGCGGAATTGATCCAATACGCGGTGCGCAACAACCTGATCGATTAA